Proteins co-encoded in one Arachis hypogaea cultivar Tifrunner chromosome 11, arahy.Tifrunner.gnm2.J5K5, whole genome shotgun sequence genomic window:
- the LOC112721737 gene encoding pentatricopeptide repeat-containing protein At5g61370, mitochondrial-like: MRVLISLYSTLPPISTPLPLQLQELCSVVTSNVGGLNELEFSLNKYRDSLTSSLVTQANDSCKHEAHTRRLLRFFLWSSKNLSCKLEDKDYNYALRVFTEKKDYTAMDILFGDLKKEGRVMDAENFGLVVETLVKLGKEDEALGFFKNLDKYKFSIDEFTVTAIINALCSRGHPKRAEGVVWHHKDKIASTMLCIYRSILYRWSVQRNAKEARRIIQEMKSNGVAPYLICYNTFLRCLCERNLRRNFSRLVLEALNEMMEMKSYKVFPTSISYNILLSCLGKTRRVKESFQIPKKMKHSGCASDWVSYYLVAKVLFLTGRFGKGKDIVDQMIGNSLVPNHKFYYSLIGILFGVERVNRALELFEKMKRSSLGGYGPVYDVLIPKLYRGGDFETGKELWDEATCMGISLQCSRDVLDPSITQVFKPKRPEKISLKDSTITKPPNKVKKLSSKMKVMRTKFASMKKKKRRNK; this comes from the coding sequence ATGAGAGTTTTAATCTCACTTTATTCCACATTGCCCCCAATATCAACACCGTTACCTCTCCAGTTGCAAGAGCTGTGCAGTGTTGTTACGAGCAATGTTGGTGGGTTAAATGAATTGGAGTTTAGTCTGAAtaagtatagagattctttgacTTCATCTCTTGTAACTCAGGCTAATGATTCTTGTAAGCATGAGGCACATACTAGGAGATTGCTCAGGTTCTTCTTATGGTCTAGTAAGAATTTGAGTTGTAAGTTAGAAGATAAAGATTATAACTACGCTCTTCGAGTTTTCACAGAAAAGAAAGACTACACAGCGATGGATATCTTGTTTGGAGACCTGAAGAAGGAGGGTCGAGTTATGGATGCCGAGAATTTTGGTCTTGTAGTCGAGACTTTGGTCAAATTGGGGAAAGAAGATGAGGCATTGGGTTTTTTTAAGAATTTGGACAAGTACAAGTTCTCTATTGACGAATTCACAGTTACTGCAATCATTAATGCTCTCTGTTCTAGAGGGCATCCTAAGAGGGCTGAAGGGGTAGTTTGGCATCACAAAGACAAGATTGCAAGCACAATGCTTTGCATATACAGAAGTATCCTTTACAGGTGGTCTGTGCAGAGGAATGCGAAAGAAGCTAGGAGGATTATTCAAGAGATGAAATCAAATGGGGTTGCCCCATATTTAATTTGTTACAACACATTCCTTAGATGCCTTTGTGAGCGGAATCTTAGACGTAATTTTTcaaggcttgtgcttgaagcctTAAATGAAATGATGGAGATGAAGTCTTACAAGGTTTTTCCAACCTCGATCAGTTACAACATCTTGCTCTCATGTTTAGGAAAGACCAGAAGGGTTAAAGAATCTTTTCAAATACCTAAAAAAATGAAACATTCTGGTTGTGCTTCAGATTGGGTCAGCTATTATCTTGTAGCAAAGGTGTTGTTTCTGACTGGCAGATTCGGCAAAGGAAAAGATATAGTGGATCAAATGATCGGAAATAGTTTGGTACCAAACCATAAGTTCTACTATAGTTTGATTGGTATTCTCTTTGGGGTTGAAAGGGTGAATCGTGCTCTTGAACTTTTTGAGAAAATGAAGAGAAGTTCACTGGGTGGTTACGGACCAGTGTATGATGTGCTCATTCCAAAGCTTTATAGAGGAGGGGATTTTGAGACGGGAAAAGAGCTATGGGATGAAGCCACATGCATGGGGATCTCTCTTCAGTGCTCAAGGGATGTTTTGGATCCTTCAATAACACAAGTTTTCAAACCTAAAAGGCCAGAAAAAATCAGCCTTAAGGACAGCACAATAACTAAGCCtccaaataaagtaaaaaaacttTCAAGTAAAATGAAGGTGATGAGAACAAAATTTGCttcaatgaagaagaaaaagagaagaaataaataa
- the LOC112721738 gene encoding uncharacterized protein gives MAPYEALYGHKCQSLLCWYEGKDSSMLEPELFQETTEKIKRICERILAAQSRQKSYVDRRRKLLEFNEGDYVFLKLRKYNPEESHVLEPETVQLRDDLTFQVPPVQIVDRSIKQLRGKEVPLVKVVWGRDGMEEHT, from the exons atggcaccatacgAAGCACTCTACGGTCACAAATGTCAATCCCTACTATGCTGGTATGAAGGAAAAGATTCTAGTATGCTGGAACCAGAGTTATTTCAGGAGACAACTGAGAAAATCAAGAGAATTTGTGAGAGGATTCTGGCGGCTCAGAGCCGACAGAAGAGCTATGTCGATAGGAGAAGGAAACTTTTAGAGTTTAATGAAGGTGATTATGTTTTTCTTAAA CTTAGAAAATATAATCCTGAAGAAAGTCATGTCCTAGAACCTGAAACAGTACAGTTACGGGATGACTTGACGTTTCAAGTACCACCCGTGCAAATAGTCGACCGGAGTATCAAACAGCTGAGAGGCAAGGAGGTTCCGTTAGTAAAAGTTGTTTGGGGACGAGATGGCATGGAAGAACACACCTAG